In Trichocoleus sp., the following are encoded in one genomic region:
- a CDS encoding flavin reductase family protein yields the protein MLSFVPAEMADPAPYHLLTSIVAPRPIAWVSTISADGISNLAPYSFFNAVAGFPPTIMFSVSSLRREPHEKDTLRNICEVDEFVCHIVDETMAHAMVKTAVEYPPGVSEFEILSLETIASVDVRPLRLLNASVAMECKVTQIIPVEGTTNTMVLGKVLRFHVRDDLYRSSLGLVDTAAMKPIMRLGGPVEYSKIGELLLLKIPEA from the coding sequence ATGCTTTCATTTGTCCCTGCTGAAATGGCAGATCCGGCTCCTTATCATTTGCTGACTAGCATTGTTGCTCCTCGTCCGATCGCCTGGGTTTCGACAATCAGCGCTGATGGTATTTCTAATCTCGCTCCCTATTCTTTCTTCAATGCAGTTGCAGGCTTTCCGCCAACGATTATGTTCTCAGTCTCCTCGCTCCGTCGGGAACCCCATGAGAAAGATACGCTCCGCAATATCTGTGAAGTGGATGAGTTTGTTTGTCATATTGTTGATGAAACAATGGCTCACGCGATGGTCAAAACGGCGGTAGAGTATCCTCCCGGAGTCAGCGAATTTGAGATCTTAAGTTTGGAAACGATCGCTTCTGTAGATGTGAGACCGCTGCGGCTCTTAAATGCTTCAGTTGCAATGGAGTGCAAAGTTACCCAAATTATTCCCGTTGAAGGAACTACGAACACAATGGTTCTGGGAAAAGTGCTGAGATTTCATGTACGTGATGATTTATATCGTTCCTCTCTAGGGTTAGTTGATACTGCTGCAATGAAGCCAATCATGCGGCTTGGCGGTCCTGTTGAGTACAGTAAAATCGGTGAGCTATTGCTTTTGAAAATCCCTGAAGCCTAA
- a CDS encoding amidohydrolase family protein: MSSLLIRSATVLPFTAQVDRSLDLTPQTADVLVKGDRIMHIAPSIEASVDEVVDEVVDATDQLLIPGFVDAHTHTVVSVLEKCAYEALPLELWMLYLPPDQKLEPRMHYLCAAIAGIEAIKNGTTTLQDDLYALPYTTPEIFAATAQAYSDLGIRASLSLHAINKPLHKTIPYLDQLLPDEIKQGFEQSVSGFSIDNWAQLFGELYRNWHGKNGLLTTMLAPSAVQRVTPELMQCIGSLSTEYDVPIHTHLLETRTQAVTGLEFYGESVIQFAARHGILTHRTTIAHGIWLTPEDIELVANVGATIVHNPVSNYRLCSGIASIRALLDAGVNIALGTDGMDSFNLFNVIRAAGLTHSVIDSDYERYPQATDVLKWATYGGARSALIHQEVGTIAPGMKADFVLYDLNSLSFTPRHKLPIHLVYAEDGRSIRKVFVNGQKVVEDGKILTLNEAEILAEFRERLPAYLAMREGFQAQGMQLRPAMAEMFRRATAYPLPIQNFSRAGLIR, from the coding sequence ATGTCTAGTCTTTTAATTCGCAGTGCCACGGTATTGCCATTTACAGCCCAGGTTGACCGCAGTTTGGATCTCACTCCTCAAACGGCTGATGTTTTGGTGAAAGGCGATCGCATTATGCACATCGCACCATCGATTGAAGCTTCGGTTGATGAAGTGGTTGATGAAGTGGTTGATGCAACTGATCAATTGTTGATTCCTGGTTTTGTGGATGCTCATACTCACACCGTTGTTAGCGTGTTAGAAAAGTGTGCTTATGAAGCATTGCCGTTAGAACTCTGGATGTTGTATTTGCCACCCGATCAGAAGTTAGAGCCACGCATGCATTATTTATGTGCGGCGATCGCAGGCATCGAAGCGATTAAAAATGGGACAACTACCCTTCAAGATGACCTCTATGCATTGCCCTACACAACACCTGAGATCTTTGCAGCAACCGCACAGGCTTATTCTGATCTGGGGATTCGAGCCAGTTTATCGCTGCACGCAATCAATAAGCCTTTACACAAAACCATTCCTTATCTAGATCAACTGCTGCCTGACGAAATAAAGCAGGGATTTGAACAGTCGGTCAGCGGCTTTTCGATCGATAATTGGGCGCAATTGTTTGGTGAACTTTATCGAAATTGGCACGGCAAAAACGGGCTACTTACCACGATGCTGGCTCCTTCGGCGGTGCAGCGAGTCACTCCTGAACTCATGCAGTGCATTGGCAGTTTATCCACAGAATATGATGTCCCAATTCATACTCATCTGCTCGAAACTAGAACGCAAGCTGTCACTGGATTAGAATTTTACGGTGAATCCGTGATTCAATTTGCAGCCCGACATGGGATTCTGACCCACCGAACAACAATCGCGCATGGCATCTGGCTGACTCCAGAAGATATTGAACTGGTTGCGAATGTGGGAGCAACGATCGTCCATAATCCTGTTAGTAATTATCGCCTCTGTAGCGGCATCGCCTCCATTCGTGCCTTATTAGATGCGGGTGTGAATATTGCATTAGGAACCGATGGAATGGATTCATTTAATCTGTTTAATGTGATAAGAGCTGCTGGATTAACTCATTCCGTTATCGATTCTGACTACGAGCGATATCCTCAAGCTACAGATGTTCTCAAATGGGCAACTTACGGAGGAGCAAGATCAGCGTTAATTCACCAGGAAGTGGGTACGATCGCACCCGGAATGAAAGCTGATTTCGTCCTGTATGACTTAAATTCTCTCAGTTTTACCCCCCGCCACAAATTACCAATTCATCTGGTTTATGCCGAAGACGGGCGATCGATCCGGAAAGTCTTTGTGAATGGGCAGAAAGTGGTTGAGGATGGCAAAATTTTGACCCTTAACGAAGCGGAAATTTTGGCAGAGTTTCGAGAACGGTTGCCAGCCTATCTCGCCATGCGTGAAGGATTCCAGGCTCAAGGAATGCAACTGCGTCCAGCAATGGCAGAGATGTTTCGACGAGCGACGGCATATCCTTTGCCAATCCAAAACTTCAGTCGTGCTGGGTTAATCCGCTGA
- a CDS encoding GntR family transcriptional regulator → MVSKLQLGELNKFPRTTQATVTEHLRQAILLGHLPGGTRLLQTELAEALNVSATPVREALRELSTQGLIEFDPFKGATVRMPTLSLLEEVYEMRSVLIPLSVKKGIAQITSKQISDAEALLRQMELTSNHEEWVDLNRQFHTVLDDATQTTQLKEFLRRLSDLSAIYINLSFTERPLRKEESEQEHRAILAAYQRKEVDTAIQLTLNHLNGTLDAARKAVIKQQEDRILTR, encoded by the coding sequence TTGGTTTCCAAACTGCAACTTGGTGAATTAAATAAATTTCCCCGTACCACTCAGGCTACGGTAACTGAACATCTGCGACAGGCAATCCTTTTAGGACACCTACCGGGGGGGACTCGCCTGCTTCAAACAGAATTAGCAGAGGCTCTCAACGTTAGCGCTACACCCGTTCGAGAAGCATTACGAGAACTCAGCACTCAGGGGTTGATTGAATTTGATCCCTTTAAAGGGGCAACTGTACGGATGCCAACTTTATCCTTATTAGAAGAAGTCTATGAGATGCGATCGGTTTTGATTCCATTGAGTGTCAAAAAAGGGATCGCCCAAATTACCAGCAAGCAGATAAGCGATGCAGAAGCCTTACTCCGTCAGATGGAGTTAACATCCAATCACGAAGAGTGGGTTGATTTGAATCGACAATTTCACACTGTATTAGATGATGCAACGCAAACAACTCAACTCAAAGAATTTCTGCGTCGCCTTTCTGACCTATCTGCTATCTACATCAACCTCTCGTTCACCGAACGACCGCTTCGGAAGGAAGAATCGGAACAAGAACATCGGGCTATTTTGGCAGCTTATCAACGCAAAGAGGTTGACACTGCTATTCAATTGACGCTGAACCATTTGAACGGGACACTGGATGCCGCTCGAAAAGCTGTGATCAAACAGCAAGAGGATCGCATTTTGACAAGGTGA